One window of the Paraburkholderia sp. PGU19 genome contains the following:
- a CDS encoding GNAT family N-acetyltransferase: MNDSNIRLDIIRDEAAFTALKSEWELLWLKVNGRYFQRYDVSLLAWLHVAKPRGRALHCIVMRENGELCLVWPLVTHRRALWRYLLPLGSDSADYTGPLMEDRRDAAMLVERAWKAARAECKADLIRLPYMNEGSAIHRLAQREKHILSVQKNVCWIAKLHEYSDWATYTKSLGALFNKKPGQLERRLAKEGKLEVFMMDPKNRKGIAEVIHWILATKREWAEKVNKKGAWLFSRHYENFLVATLTYGGDNAPARIHVVKFNDVLISACIMSHGNPLATGVISGFDLKYSQYKPGSIAWEAAIKWAFEQGYDVDFCPGSEKYKDYWTRGNRSYTWSINVANNTWGLLGYRAASTAKALIAAVKGLKPGSKEATAESGRTGSLPQDPVSE, translated from the coding sequence ATGAACGACAGTAATATTCGGCTCGATATCATCCGAGATGAAGCGGCTTTCACTGCTCTCAAGTCTGAATGGGAACTATTGTGGCTGAAAGTGAATGGGCGGTATTTTCAGCGCTACGATGTTTCTCTGCTAGCTTGGCTTCATGTAGCTAAACCTCGCGGACGCGCTCTACACTGCATAGTGATGCGCGAGAACGGTGAGCTGTGCCTTGTGTGGCCTCTGGTCACGCATCGTCGCGCACTTTGGAGATACCTCCTCCCGCTAGGTTCAGATTCTGCTGACTATACTGGCCCGTTGATGGAAGACCGCCGCGATGCTGCAATGCTAGTAGAACGCGCTTGGAAAGCCGCACGCGCAGAGTGTAAAGCAGATTTAATACGCCTGCCGTACATGAACGAAGGATCTGCAATTCATCGTCTTGCGCAACGGGAGAAACATATTCTCAGTGTACAAAAGAATGTTTGCTGGATTGCGAAATTACATGAATACAGCGATTGGGCTACCTATACCAAGTCGCTGGGTGCGTTGTTCAACAAAAAGCCCGGGCAGTTAGAGCGACGCCTCGCTAAAGAGGGCAAGCTTGAAGTTTTTATGATGGATCCAAAGAATCGTAAAGGGATTGCTGAAGTTATTCACTGGATTCTTGCAACCAAACGTGAGTGGGCCGAGAAGGTTAATAAGAAAGGCGCTTGGCTGTTCTCACGGCATTATGAGAATTTTCTTGTAGCCACGCTCACATATGGGGGTGATAATGCGCCCGCACGCATACACGTTGTGAAGTTTAATGATGTGCTGATCTCCGCTTGCATTATGAGCCACGGCAATCCACTTGCTACCGGTGTTATATCCGGATTCGACTTGAAGTATAGTCAGTACAAACCTGGTTCAATTGCATGGGAAGCTGCCATCAAATGGGCGTTTGAACAAGGGTACGACGTTGACTTCTGCCCGGGGTCGGAAAAATATAAGGACTACTGGACACGTGGCAACCGCAGCTATACTTGGTCTATAAATGTCGCTAACAACACATGGGGCCTTTTGGGCTATAGGGCCGCGAGCACTGCAAAAGCCTTGATCGCAGCGGTTAAAGGGTTGAAGCCAGGTTCCAAGGAGGCGACTGCAGAAAGTGGACGCACTGGGTCTTTACCGCAAGATCCAGTCAGCGAATAG